The following are encoded in a window of Panicum virgatum strain AP13 chromosome 5N, P.virgatum_v5, whole genome shotgun sequence genomic DNA:
- the LOC120673709 gene encoding plastidic ATP/ADP-transporter-like, which produces MESRALLHARPAALPARAGLRLPPPLPRPRAASLSAAAANTPAALHSPLLASRGPFLPRRDAVLGHGFLKRRAGAGSGGVPQAAAATAAAVPAPQPEEAAKKFLGIDVKTLKKIVPLGLMFFCILFNYTILRDTKDVLVVTAKGSSAEIIPFLKTWVNLPMAIGFMLLYTKLSNVLSREALFYTVIFPFIAFFGAFAFVLYPLRDAIHPTALADKLLAALGPSFLGPVAILRIWSFCLFYVMAELWGSVVISVLFWGFANQITTVDEAKEFYPLFGLGANIALIFSGRTVKYFSNLRKTLGPGIDGWEVSLKGMMSIVVLLGLVITSIYWGVNKFVLNDPSLPKSDRKKKKEKPKLGMKESLKVLLSSRYVRDLATLVVAYGISINLVEVTWKSKLKAQFPSPNEYSSFMGDFSTATGIATFTMMLLGRFILRKFGWGVAAMITPTVLLLTGVGFFSLILFGQPLTPMLATMGMTPLLAAVYVGAMQNIFSKSAKYSLFDPCKEMAYIPLDEDMKVKGKAAIDVVCNPLGKSGGALIQQFMILTFGSLANSTPYLGGILMVIVLAWLGAASSLDKQFSSLAKEDLKKEKAAQGKVEPSLLKAPAEGTDILVAQTNGSLQGETESSPSNSSPIQ; this is translated from the exons ATGGAGTCGCGCGCCCTCCTCCACGCCAGGCCCGCCGCGCTCCCTGCCCGCGCCGGCCTGCGCCTCCCGCCCCCgctcccgcgcccgcgcgccgcctccctctccgccgccgcggcgaataCGCCCGCCGCCCTCCACTCCCCGCTCCTCGCGTCCAGGGGGCCCTTCCTCCCGCGCCGCGATGCGGTCCTGGGTCACGGGTTCCTGAAGAGGAGGGCCGGCGCGGGTAGCGGTGGCGTGCCGCAGGCTGCGGCCGCGACCGCGGCGGCCGTGCCGGCGCCGCAGCCGGAAGAGGCCGCCAAAAAGTTCCTCGGCATCGACGTGAAGACGCTCAAGAAGATCGTGCCGCTGGGCCTCATGTTCTTCTGCATCCTCTTCAACTACACCATCCTGCGGGACACCAAGGACGTGCTCGTGGTCACCGCCAAGGGGAGCAGCGCCGAGATCATCCCCTTCCTCAAGACCTGGGTCAACCTGCCCATGGCCATCGGCTTCATGCTGCTCTACACCAAGCTCTCCAACGTCCTCTCCAGGGAGGCGCTCTTCTACACCGTCATCTTCCCCTTCATCGCCTTCTTCGGCGCGTTCGCCTTCGTGCTCTACCCGCTCAGGGATGCCATCCACCCCACCGCGCTCGCAGACAAGCTTCTGGCCGCGCTCGGCCCGAGCTTCCTTGGCCCCGTGGCGATATTGAGGATCTGGAGCTTCTGCCTGTTCTATGTCATGGCCGAGCTCTGGGGCAGCGTCGTCATCTCGGTCCTCTTCTGGGGATTCGCCAATCAG attaCCACAGTTGATGAAGCGAAAGAATTCTACCCTCTATTTGGTCTTGGGGCTAATATTGCCCTTATCTTCTCTGGGCGTACTGTgaagtatttctcaaatttgcgCAAGACATTAGGTCCTGGAATTGATGGTTGGGAGGTATCTTTGAAAGGAATGATGAGCATAGTTGTACTTCTTGGACTTGTCATAACTTCCATCTATTGGGGAGTGAACAAGTTTGTTTTGAATGATCCTTCACTTCCAAAGTCTGATCGTAAGAAGAAAAAG GAGAAGCCTAAGCTTGGCATGAAAGAGAGCCTGAAGGTTCTGCTCTCCTCGAGGTATGTGAGGGATCTAGCTACCTTAGTGGTTGCTTATGGCATTAGTATCAATCTTGTGGAAGTTACATGGAAATCAAAACTCAAGGCACAG TTCCCCAGTCCAAATGAATACTCATCTTTCATGGGTGATTTCTCGACCGCAACTGGAATTGCAACTTTCACAATGATGCTGTTGGGCCGATTTATACTCCGAAAATTTGGCTGGGGCGTGGCTGCAATGATCACCCCCACAGTTCTGCTGCTGACTGGTGTTGGTTTCTTCtctctgattttgtttggacagCCACTGACTCCTATGCTTGCCACGATGGGTATGACCCCCCTACTGGCAGCCGTTTATGTGGGTGCCATGCAGAATATATTTAGCAAGAGTGCAAAGTACAGTTTATTTGACCCATGCAAGGAAATGGCCTATATTCCTTTGGATGAAGATATGAAG GTTAAAGGAAAGGCAGCCATTGATGTTGTTTGCAACCCGCTGGGCAAGTCCGGTGGTGCACTGATCCAACAATTCATGATCCTGACATTCGGTTCCTTGGCAAACTCAACTCCGTACCTCGGCGGCATACTGATGGTCATTGTTCTCGCGTGGCTAGGTGCGGCAAGCTCATTGGACAAGCAATTTTCGAGCTTGGCTAAGGAAGACCTTAAGAAGGAGAAGGCTGCCCAAGGGAAAGTGGAACCCTCTCTGCTCAAGGCACCTGCGGAGGGCACTGACATACTGGTGGCGCAAACAAATGGATCTCTACAGGGCGAGACCGAGAGCTCGCCATCAAACTCCTCACCAATTCAATAG
- the LOC120672054 gene encoding probable splicing factor 3A subunit 1: protein MGNPILTLPAPEGNGGDADQQQQVPPPPPPPGAKAEPPATVATHTRTIGIIHPPPDIRVIIEKTATFVAKNGPEFERRIISHNQGNAKFNFLQPSDPYHAYYQHRVAEIAAAPPGADTPAGAEPDAAPADAQASAPADGAAAPADGASADAKADHSAPFRVAPPPKVLVPPKAELYTVRLPEGITGEELDIIKLTAQFVARNGKNFLTSLAQRESTNMQFHFIRPTHSMFPFFTALTDAYSRVLRPEEGVPALLKELREGSKDLTTVLERCLNRLEWDRSQEQARQQAEDEIEQERMQMSMIDWHDFVVVETIEFADDEYEGLPVPPTLQELKRRKRMENLGEDEVMELAEPAKEVEMEMDEEEMQLVEEGMRAAQLEENDGGAQVKVAGDDEAPMRIVKNYKRPEERIPAERDPTKFVVSPITGELIPISEMEEHMRISLIDPKYKEQKERMLAKIKETTLAPDDEISRNIVGLARTRPDIFGTTEEEVSNAVKAEIEKKKDEQPKQVIWDGHSGSIGRTATHALSQGGEEQFDPSNVDGRPVPGPSPLVRPGMQPFPRPPQPLPLANVPRFIAPQTQYPGPPPVSHMPGVPQMMPHMHPPPHQIPGQPPMMRMPGQMVHMPTGIPPPPGQVQFMPGPPRSFGMPPPPHMPPMVNSIGAPQPPAPPLPPQPPAEEQPPPPDEPEPKKQRTDDASLIPAEQFLAQHPGPASISVSVPNLDEGNLRGQVLQIPVQSLSDTVGSLKEQIAGELQLPANKQKLSVRTSFLKDNLTLAYYNVGPGVVINLTLRERGGRKK, encoded by the exons atgggcAACCCCATCCTGACCCTCCCCGCGCCGGAGGGCAACGGCGGCGACGccgaccagcagcagcaggtgccgcctccgcctccccctcccggcGCGAAGGCGGAGCCCCCGGCGACGGTAGCCACCCACACACGCACCATCGGCATCATCCACCCTCCGCCCGACATCCGCGTCATCATCGAGAAGACGGCCACCTTCGTCGCCAAGAACGGGCCAGAGTTCGAGCGTCGCATCATCTCCCACAACCAGGGCAACGCCAAGTTCAACTTCCTCCAGCCCTCCGACCCCTACCACGCCTACTACCAGCACCGCGTCGCCgagatcgccgccgcgccgcccggcgccgacACCCCTGCGGGCGCCGAGCCTGACGCAGCTCCCGCCGACGCACAAGCGTCGGCCCcggccgacggcgccgccgctccggcagATGGCGCCTCGGCGGACGCGAAGGCAGACCACTCCGCGCCCTTccgcgtggcgccgccgcccaaggtGCTGGTGCCACCCAAGGCGGAGCTGTACACGGTGCGGCTGCCCGAGGGTATCACAGGGGAGGAGCTGGACATCATCAAGCTGACCGCGCAGTTCGTGGCGCGGAATGGTAAGAACTTCTTGACGAGCTTGGCGCAGCGCGAGAGCACGAACATGCAGTTCCACTTCATCCGGCCCACACACAGCATGTTCCCATTCTTCACGGCGCTCACGGATGCGTACTCCAGGGTGCTAAGGCCGGAGGAAGGGGTGCCTGCACTTCTAAAGGAGTTGAGGGAGGGTTCAAAGGACCTGACTACAGTACTGGAGAGATGCTTGAATAGATTGGAGTGGGATCGGTCGCAGGAGCAGGCGAGGCAGCAGGCAGAGGATGAGATCGAGCAGGAACGGATGCAGATGTCAATGATTGACTGGCATgattttgttgttgttgagacAATTGAATTTGCAGATGATGAGTACGAGGGACTTCCTGTGCCACCTACACTACAGGAGTTGAAGCGCCGGAAGAGGATGGAGAACTTGGGAGAGGATGAAGTAATGGAATTAGCGGAACCTGCTAAGGAAGTTGAGATGGAAATGGATGAAGAGGAGATGCAACTTGTTGAGGAAGGAATGCGTGCAGCACAGCTTGAGGAGAATGATGGAGGAGCACAAGTTAAGGTGGCTGGTGATGATGAGGCACCTATGAGGATTGTCAAGAACTACAAGAGGCCTGAGGAGAGGATCCCTGCGGAGAGAGACCCAACCAAGTTTGTTGTCTCACCGATAACTGGGGAGCTTATCCCCATCAGCGAGATGGAGGAACACATGCGCATCTCACTCATTGACCCTAAGTACAAGGAGCAGAAAGAGAGGATGTTGGCCAAAATTAAGGAGACCACCCTTGCACCGGATGATGAGATTTCACGGAACATTGTTGGTCTTGCTCGCACTCGCCCTGATATTTTTGGGACCACCGAGGAAGAGGTCTCTAATGCTGTCAAGGCAGAGATtgagaagaaaaaggatgagCAGCCAAAGCAGGTTATTTGGGATGGTCATTCTGGTAGCATTGGTCGGACTGCTACTCATGCATTGTCACAGGGTGGTGAGGAACAGTTTGATCCTTCAAATGTTGATGGGAGACCTGTTCCTGGTCCATCTCCACTTGTCCGACCTGGCATGCAGCCATTCCCCCGACCTCCTCAGCCACTTCCTCTTGCTAATGTTCCTCGCTTTATCGCTCCACAAACACAATATCCTGGCCCACCGCCGGTTTCTCATATGCCTGGAGTTCCGCAGATGATGCCTCACATGCATCCACCTCCACATCAGATACCAGGGCAGCCACCGATGATGAGAATGCCAGGCCAAATGGTTCATATGCCCACCGGTATTCCTCCGCCTCCTGGTCAGGTTCAGTTTATGCCTGGTCCGCCACGCTCATTTGGTATGCCCCCGCCACCACACATGCCACCCATGGTCAATTCCATTGGTGCCCCTCAGCCTCCTGCACCACCACTTCCTCCGCAGCCTCCTGCTGAAGAGCAACCACCTCCACCAGATGAACCAGAACCTAAGAAGCAGAGAACCGATGATGCTTCTCTTATACCAGCAGAGCAGTTCCTTGCTCAGCATCCG GGCCCTGCTAGCATTTCAGTATCTGTGCCCAACCTTGATGAAGGAAACTTGCGAGGCCAAGTTTTGCAGATTCCTGTCCAATCACTGTCAGACACAGTTGGTAGTCTGAAGGAGCAGATTGCTGGAGAGCTGCAGCTCCCTGCAAATAAGCAGAAGCTGAGTGTGAGGACTAGTTTCCTCAAAGACAATCTTACTCTTGCTTACTACAATGTGGGTCCTGGAGTGGTGATCAACCTAACACTGAGGGAGCGTGGTGGGAGAAAGAAATGA